A single window of Rhodamnia argentea isolate NSW1041297 chromosome 5, ASM2092103v1, whole genome shotgun sequence DNA harbors:
- the LOC115752852 gene encoding uncharacterized protein LOC115752852 isoform X1, protein MSMAKSKEEEDEAAKTDGLEIISIGRLYNGPWDKKYWSCSRGKDRYPYPIGYQAVRAHGGSRCKIEVREGSKGPLFTVTAADGHSCSGQTPNIAWDRFQKKGFPRMKIWHGKRFSCKIDGTEFFGFKDPLVQRLLRELVANVDGIAEPNLLSSSFCGGPSLTEQVLRCPSSCSYPDLLACLVEPRITRKRSRRPENKGTRSSSEVPFERLQTSVLENFKNSNPGGTGHGSQWKRYSVSSCIYSASGGDKIICGSPGILLKQMNSNILTKYDGVEAAGAKNLESPEDHKSTGLTQCVSTAEESLDRFKDGAAPGSSSSVEMERNIEEPVFVNDSGVNVSDMSLCALDTYDSLQDNGDKSHDHALTSLSKTSFNSQGVVAANHKSDFEGLVAESHPGGEMDKDPLTCSSEKSDLDSVGQDVAKSMMTVLLPQALPLLKEASRKKSEAKQGVSDRGHLSGVVEFEEKNAGPFVNTSSSGDLANYGNARVEKEENMLVLAADSASIIRSSKNGNAIAPDSFEDKLNDVSMSGTNSVFHLDEMHVPPREKIQGDRADLRNVFQHGSLDLPTEWANMSTDSFSFEEGLIAASDCISDAYDWGRTNHEADAKAGLGNDRAMVECNTLLTGNSQCPRSEGTVDRIFRNGCSAERCTAAGDFLCQELNDEPGHTDIAKILTVGQSNHVPTEMPTTSVKHNTNEDPNGSQVQAPVYALVKKNILSFPSAQPIDEKPRNSLPYLVSATDMLDCMTDTANKDQAVPQLKSSGNVQLNNEQKSIYQLIGCYVHPLPIVAVWLSTHENETYICILCGLEEDKVKTLFLYNIPTEHAGEGCPSFLGHTPVTLPIPQNIYGGRIAPERSYLQFTPHGKGLVFLGCMEAPCCRERRISCSCSTCALVSFDETAVRIVQANMGYVTLVATLKAIDRVHSIVVCEPNYLVAIGESGRLHLWAMNPAWSAETEEFDIPTSDCVSPCIVELKKIPRHAYLVVGHNGLGEFSLWDVSKRIFLSKFSHPNPSVSTFLPISLLRWRRQDFISGRNLEEHVDVIMEATMKGFSGHDANHTFLHLEEEDIALWLLVAAVSDVECDYQLNARRKDSVVEWRLALLAEKMVILGNTLDQRVASVGVLTGQGIIATNEGHVYMWELSTGKRLGTLHHFPGGSVSCIATNDSTPAVFAAAGDGGKLLVYRHSQFKAMDRK, encoded by the exons ATGTCAATGGCGAAAtcgaaagaggaggaagatgaagcgGCGAAGACGGACGGTCTGGAGATAATCTCTATCGGGCGCTTGTACAATGGACCGTGGGATAAGAAGTACTGGAGCTGCTCTAGG GGAAAAGACCGGTACCCTTATCCTATTGGATATCAAGCTGTTCGAGCTCATGGTGGGAGCAGATGTAAGATAGAAGTTCGTGAAGGTTCTAAAGGGCCTTTGTTTACG GTTACTGCTGCGGATGGACATTCATGCTCTGGGCAAACTCCAAATATTGCCTGGGATAGGTTTCAAAAGAAAGGTTTCCCTCGTATGAAGATATGGCATGGAAAGAGATTTTCTTGCAAGATAGATGGCACTGAG TTCTTTGGCTTTAAGGATCCATTGGTCCAACGATTGCTTAGGGAGCTAGTGGCCAATGTAGACGGAATTGCAGAACCGAATCTGCTATCTTCTAGCTTCTGCGGTGGCCCTTCCCTAACAGAGCAAGTCCTTAGATGCCCTAGTTCATGCTCATATCCTGATTTGCTGGCATGTTTGGTTGAGCCACGAATTACGAGAAAGAGAAGTAGGAGACCGGAAAACAAAGGTACAAGGTCCAGTTCTGAAGTTCCCTTTGAAAGACTACAAACTTCAGTTCTGGAAAATTTTAAGAACTCGAATCCAGGAGGAACAGGACATGGAAGTCAGTGGAAGCGTTACAGTGTTAGCTCATGCATTTACTCAGCTTCGGGTGGAGATAAAATCATCTGTGGATCTCCTGGAATATTGCTGAAGCAAATGAACTCAAACATTTTGACCAAGTATGATGGGGTCGAAGCTGCCGGCGCAAAGAACCTTGAAAGCCCTGAAGATCATAAATCTACTGGCCTAACCCAATGTGTATCCACAGCAGAAGAATCC CTTGATAGGTTTAAAGATGGTGCAGCCCCTGGGTCGAGCTCTTCTGTGGAAATGGAACGCAACATTGAAGAACCTGTATTTGTGAATGACTCCGGTGTCAATGTCAGTGATATGTCTCTTTGTGCACTTGATACTTATGATAGTTTGCAAG ACAATGGAGATAAATCGCATGATCATGCGTTGACTAGTCTCAGCAAAACATCTTTCAATTCGCAAGGCGTGGTAGCTGCGAACCACAAGTCTGATTTTGAAGGTTTGGTTGCTGAATCACATCCTGGAGGGGAGATGGACAAGGACCCTTTGACTTGTAGCTCTGAGAAAAGTGACCTTGATTCTGTTGGTCAAGATGTAGCCAAGTCTATGATGACAGTTCTGCTTCCACAAGCACTACCTCTGCTCAAGGAGGCCTCAAGAAAGAAGAGTGAAGCAAAGCAAGGTGTTAGTGATCGAGGACATCTTTCAGGTGTTGTGGAATTTGAGGAGAAAAATGCTGGTCCGTTTGTTAATACATCATCTAGTGGT GATCTGGCAAACTATGGAAATGCACGagtagaaaaggaagaaaacatgCTAGTCCTAGCTGCAGATTCTGCTTCTATCATCAGAAGTTCTAAGAATGGCAATGCAATAGCTCCTGACAGCTTTGAG GATAAACTGAATGATGTCAGTATGAGTGGCACAAACAGTGTTTTTCATCTTGATGAAATGCATGTGCCCCCCagagaaaaaattcaaggagaTCGTGCTGATCTCAGGAATGTTTTTCAACACGGATCTCTGGACCTTCCTACTGAATGGGCTAATATGAGCACAGACTCGTTTTCATTTGAAGAGGGCCTCATAGCTGCATCTGATTGTATTTCAG ATGCATATGATTGGGGTAGGACTAACCATGAAGCTGATGCCAAAGCAGGTCTTGGTAACGACCGTGCCATGGTTGAGTGTAACACACTTTTGACTGGTAACTCTCAATGCCCGCGGTCAGAAGGCACTGTTGACAGGATTTTCAGAAATGGTTGCAGTGCTGAAAGATGTACTGCTGCTGGAGACTTCCTTTGCCAAGAGTTAAATGATGAACCAGGCCATACTGATATTGCAAAAATCCTCACAGTGGGACAGTCCAATCATGTGCCCACAGAGATGCCTACCACAAGCGTCAAGCATAATACAAATGAGGACCCCAATGGTTCACAAGTACAAGCACCTGTCTATGCATTAGTCAAGAAGAATATTTTGAGCTTCCCTTCAGCTCAACCAATTGACGAGAAACCAAGAAACTCTTTACCATATCTGGTGTCAGCCACTGATATGCTTGATTGCATGACAGATACTGCTAACAAAGATCAGGCTGTTCCACAGTTAAAATCGTCTGGGAATGTGCAGCTCAACAATGAGCAGAAAAGCATATATCAGCTCATTGGTTGCTATGTTCATCCTCTTCCAATTGTGGCGGTGTGGTTGAGTACACACGAAAATGAGACATATATATGCATACTCTGTGGCCTTGAAGAGGATAAGGTGAAAACCTTGTTTCTATACAACATACCCACTGAACATGCAGGGGAAGGATGCCCCTCATTTCTTGGTCATACACCAGTTACTTTGCCaatcccacaaaatatatatggTGGTCGG ATTGCGCCGGAAAGATCTTACTTACAGTTCACACCGCATGGAAAAGGCCTCGTCTTTCTTGGCTGTATGGAAGCACCATGTTGCAG GGAAAGAAGAATTTCATGTTCGTGCTCAACATGTGCATTGGTCTCATTTGATGAGACTGCCGTTAGGATTGTTCAAGCAAACATGGGTTACGTGACTCTTGTGGCAACTCTGAAAGCTATTGACAGGGTACACTCAATAGTGGTCTGCGAACCTAATTATCTGGTTGCTATTGGAGAGAGTGGGAGACTGCATCTGTGGGCCATGAATCCAGCCTGGAG TGCTGAGACAGAAGAATTTGATATACCAACCAGTGATTGCGTTTCTCCTTGCATTGTGGAGTTGAAGAAAATCCCAAGACATGCATACTTGGTTGTTGGACATAATGGCCTTGGGGAATTTAGTCTGTG GGATGTATCAAAGCGCATTTTCTTGTCTAAGTTCTCTCATCCCAATCCTTCAGTTTCTACCTTCCTTCCAATCAGCTTACTTAGATGGAGAAGGCAAGATTTTATTTCGGGAAGAAATCTAGAGGAGCATGTCGATGTAATTATGGAAGCAACAATGAAGGGCTTCTCAGGGCATGATGCAAATCACACCTTTCTTCATTTAGAAGAGGAGGATATTGCTTTATGGCTTCTAGTTGCTGCTGTTTCTGACGTTGAATGCGACTATCAATTAAATGCTCGCCGAAAAGATTCAGTTGTAGAATGGAGACTAGCTCTATTGGCGGAGAAAATGGTTATCTTGGGAAATACATTGGATCAAAG GGTCGCTTCAGTGGGCGTATTAACTGGACAAGGGATCATTGCTACAAATGAAGGACATGTTTACATGTGGGAGTTATCTACTGGAAAAAGATTGGGGACTCTTCATCATTTCCCAG
- the LOC115752852 gene encoding uncharacterized protein LOC115752852 isoform X5 codes for MKIWHGKRFSCKIDGTEFFGFKDPLVQRLLRELVANVDGIAEPNLLSSSFCGGPSLTEQVLRCPSSCSYPDLLACLVEPRITRKRSRRPENKGTRSSSEVPFERLQTSVLENFKNSNPGGTGHGSQWKRYSVSSCIYSASGGDKIICGSPGILLKQMNSNILTKYDGVEAAGAKNLESPEDHKSTGLTQCVSTAEESLDRFKDGAAPGSSSSVEMERNIEEPVFVNDSGVNVSDMSLCALDTYDSLQDNGDKSHDHALTSLSKTSFNSQGVVAANHKSDFEGLVAESHPGGEMDKDPLTCSSEKSDLDSVGQDVAKSMMTVLLPQALPLLKEASRKKSEAKQGVSDRGHLSGVVEFEEKNAGPFVNTSSSGDLANYGNARVEKEENMLVLAADSASIIRSSKNGNAIAPDSFEDKLNDVSMSGTNSVFHLDEMHVPPREKIQGDRADLRNVFQHGSLDLPTEWANMSTDSFSFEEGLIAASDCISDAYDWGRTNHEADAKAGLGNDRAMVECNTLLTGNSQCPRSEGTVDRIFRNGCSAERCTAAGDFLCQELNDEPGHTDIAKILTVGQSNHVPTEMPTTSVKHNTNEDPNGSQVQAPVYALVKKNILSFPSAQPIDEKPRNSLPYLVSATDMLDCMTDTANKDQAVPQLKSSGNVQLNNEQKSIYQLIGCYVHPLPIVAVWLSTHENETYICILCGLEEDKVKTLFLYNIPTEHAGEGCPSFLGHTPVTLPIPQNIYGGRIAPERSYLQFTPHGKGLVFLGCMEAPCCRERRISCSCSTCALVSFDETAVRIVQANMGYVTLVATLKAIDRVHSIVVCEPNYLVAIGESGRLHLWAMNPAWSAETEEFDIPTSDCVSPCIVELKKIPRHAYLVVGHNGLGEFSLWDVSKRIFLSKFSHPNPSVSTFLPISLLRWRRQDFISGRNLEEHVDVIMEATMKGFSGHDANHTFLHLEEEDIALWLLVAAVSDVECDYQLNARRKDSVVEWRLALLAEKMVILGNTLDQRVASVGVLTGQGIIATNEGHVYMWELSTGKRLGTLHHFPGGSVSCIATNDSTPAVFAAAGDGGKLLVYRHSQFKAMDRK; via the exons ATGAAGATATGGCATGGAAAGAGATTTTCTTGCAAGATAGATGGCACTGAG TTCTTTGGCTTTAAGGATCCATTGGTCCAACGATTGCTTAGGGAGCTAGTGGCCAATGTAGACGGAATTGCAGAACCGAATCTGCTATCTTCTAGCTTCTGCGGTGGCCCTTCCCTAACAGAGCAAGTCCTTAGATGCCCTAGTTCATGCTCATATCCTGATTTGCTGGCATGTTTGGTTGAGCCACGAATTACGAGAAAGAGAAGTAGGAGACCGGAAAACAAAGGTACAAGGTCCAGTTCTGAAGTTCCCTTTGAAAGACTACAAACTTCAGTTCTGGAAAATTTTAAGAACTCGAATCCAGGAGGAACAGGACATGGAAGTCAGTGGAAGCGTTACAGTGTTAGCTCATGCATTTACTCAGCTTCGGGTGGAGATAAAATCATCTGTGGATCTCCTGGAATATTGCTGAAGCAAATGAACTCAAACATTTTGACCAAGTATGATGGGGTCGAAGCTGCCGGCGCAAAGAACCTTGAAAGCCCTGAAGATCATAAATCTACTGGCCTAACCCAATGTGTATCCACAGCAGAAGAATCC CTTGATAGGTTTAAAGATGGTGCAGCCCCTGGGTCGAGCTCTTCTGTGGAAATGGAACGCAACATTGAAGAACCTGTATTTGTGAATGACTCCGGTGTCAATGTCAGTGATATGTCTCTTTGTGCACTTGATACTTATGATAGTTTGCAAG ACAATGGAGATAAATCGCATGATCATGCGTTGACTAGTCTCAGCAAAACATCTTTCAATTCGCAAGGCGTGGTAGCTGCGAACCACAAGTCTGATTTTGAAGGTTTGGTTGCTGAATCACATCCTGGAGGGGAGATGGACAAGGACCCTTTGACTTGTAGCTCTGAGAAAAGTGACCTTGATTCTGTTGGTCAAGATGTAGCCAAGTCTATGATGACAGTTCTGCTTCCACAAGCACTACCTCTGCTCAAGGAGGCCTCAAGAAAGAAGAGTGAAGCAAAGCAAGGTGTTAGTGATCGAGGACATCTTTCAGGTGTTGTGGAATTTGAGGAGAAAAATGCTGGTCCGTTTGTTAATACATCATCTAGTGGT GATCTGGCAAACTATGGAAATGCACGagtagaaaaggaagaaaacatgCTAGTCCTAGCTGCAGATTCTGCTTCTATCATCAGAAGTTCTAAGAATGGCAATGCAATAGCTCCTGACAGCTTTGAG GATAAACTGAATGATGTCAGTATGAGTGGCACAAACAGTGTTTTTCATCTTGATGAAATGCATGTGCCCCCCagagaaaaaattcaaggagaTCGTGCTGATCTCAGGAATGTTTTTCAACACGGATCTCTGGACCTTCCTACTGAATGGGCTAATATGAGCACAGACTCGTTTTCATTTGAAGAGGGCCTCATAGCTGCATCTGATTGTATTTCAG ATGCATATGATTGGGGTAGGACTAACCATGAAGCTGATGCCAAAGCAGGTCTTGGTAACGACCGTGCCATGGTTGAGTGTAACACACTTTTGACTGGTAACTCTCAATGCCCGCGGTCAGAAGGCACTGTTGACAGGATTTTCAGAAATGGTTGCAGTGCTGAAAGATGTACTGCTGCTGGAGACTTCCTTTGCCAAGAGTTAAATGATGAACCAGGCCATACTGATATTGCAAAAATCCTCACAGTGGGACAGTCCAATCATGTGCCCACAGAGATGCCTACCACAAGCGTCAAGCATAATACAAATGAGGACCCCAATGGTTCACAAGTACAAGCACCTGTCTATGCATTAGTCAAGAAGAATATTTTGAGCTTCCCTTCAGCTCAACCAATTGACGAGAAACCAAGAAACTCTTTACCATATCTGGTGTCAGCCACTGATATGCTTGATTGCATGACAGATACTGCTAACAAAGATCAGGCTGTTCCACAGTTAAAATCGTCTGGGAATGTGCAGCTCAACAATGAGCAGAAAAGCATATATCAGCTCATTGGTTGCTATGTTCATCCTCTTCCAATTGTGGCGGTGTGGTTGAGTACACACGAAAATGAGACATATATATGCATACTCTGTGGCCTTGAAGAGGATAAGGTGAAAACCTTGTTTCTATACAACATACCCACTGAACATGCAGGGGAAGGATGCCCCTCATTTCTTGGTCATACACCAGTTACTTTGCCaatcccacaaaatatatatggTGGTCGG ATTGCGCCGGAAAGATCTTACTTACAGTTCACACCGCATGGAAAAGGCCTCGTCTTTCTTGGCTGTATGGAAGCACCATGTTGCAG GGAAAGAAGAATTTCATGTTCGTGCTCAACATGTGCATTGGTCTCATTTGATGAGACTGCCGTTAGGATTGTTCAAGCAAACATGGGTTACGTGACTCTTGTGGCAACTCTGAAAGCTATTGACAGGGTACACTCAATAGTGGTCTGCGAACCTAATTATCTGGTTGCTATTGGAGAGAGTGGGAGACTGCATCTGTGGGCCATGAATCCAGCCTGGAG TGCTGAGACAGAAGAATTTGATATACCAACCAGTGATTGCGTTTCTCCTTGCATTGTGGAGTTGAAGAAAATCCCAAGACATGCATACTTGGTTGTTGGACATAATGGCCTTGGGGAATTTAGTCTGTG GGATGTATCAAAGCGCATTTTCTTGTCTAAGTTCTCTCATCCCAATCCTTCAGTTTCTACCTTCCTTCCAATCAGCTTACTTAGATGGAGAAGGCAAGATTTTATTTCGGGAAGAAATCTAGAGGAGCATGTCGATGTAATTATGGAAGCAACAATGAAGGGCTTCTCAGGGCATGATGCAAATCACACCTTTCTTCATTTAGAAGAGGAGGATATTGCTTTATGGCTTCTAGTTGCTGCTGTTTCTGACGTTGAATGCGACTATCAATTAAATGCTCGCCGAAAAGATTCAGTTGTAGAATGGAGACTAGCTCTATTGGCGGAGAAAATGGTTATCTTGGGAAATACATTGGATCAAAG GGTCGCTTCAGTGGGCGTATTAACTGGACAAGGGATCATTGCTACAAATGAAGGACATGTTTACATGTGGGAGTTATCTACTGGAAAAAGATTGGGGACTCTTCATCATTTCCCAG